One segment of Megachile rotundata isolate GNS110a chromosome 4, iyMegRotu1, whole genome shotgun sequence DNA contains the following:
- the uzip gene encoding beta-pore-forming protein unzipped has product MYWQRIYLAVGLIGVLLLFTNADNSVHILSKYHQLITSSTLNWLPRQNYDSSKEIVIGGFEIEEAEDDSHNNQAEKSERKRPLYVCRVLHTTVWVAGSQRGDERRCTVTIHGSVQSYEAYELLENMDNAARVNWEHWDKYKSTPIGAVATSEKMFVARHAVHNGKDETHDKTTRFTHYIGTLSSSDNLGTISYVKDDGTEGSAKSGDVLVETEPIYYDLNRVKLNWPKKRVMKHTAHVLGEATITNNGQEAANMAQAFGYTYKHSVYWSQGHAILKGLNSSITLTNGTSLPKIIWGTTETTNRTDVYTVLIYLEPGTGVNVTLRANYTDMEVPYSGTLISHYEDGETKSRVISGIRREESMFDITPEFGPIYFLSNYSLVPTTTVPPTTEATSTTPLPSTVSKDIHKQKMDDDDHDENLIVPPKKSDISNMQSDDGGPLSLKNKVDASHSGTCSFRLNAMFILSLTMIVHKVT; this is encoded by the exons ATGTATTGGCAAAGGATATATCTCGCTGTGGGACTGATCGGTGTCCTACTGTTATTTACCAACGCAGACAACAGTGTACACATTCTGTCTAAATATCATCAGTTGATCACTTCGTCCACCCTCAATTGGTTACCTCGACAGAACTATGATTCGTCCAAGGAAATTGTGATTGGTGGGTTCGAGATCGAAGAAGCTGAAG aCGACTCGCACAACAATCAGGCGGAGAAGTCGGAAAGAAAGAGACCCCTGTACGTGTGCCGGGTGCTGCACACCACAGTTTGGGTGGCTGGAAGCCAGAGAGGCGACGAACGACGATGCACCGTGACGATTCACGGCAGCGTACAGTCGTACGAGGCGTACGAACTGCTGGAGAACATGGACAATGCGGCCCGCGTCAACTGGGAACACTGGGACAAATACAAGTCCACCCCCATCGGTGCCGTGGCGACATCGGAAAAGATGTTCGTCGCGAGACACGCGGTGCACAATGGCAAAGATGAAACCCACGACAAGACTACGCGGTTCACCCATTATATAGGAACACTCAGTTCGAGCGACAATCTCGGCACCATCAGCTACGTCAAAGAT GATGGCACCGAAGGATCGGCTAAATCCGGCGACGTTCTCGTGGAAACTGAACCGATTTACTACGACCTAAATAGAGTGAAATTGAATTGGCCTAAAAAACGTGTGATGAAACATACAGCCCATGTACTGGGCGAGGCAACGATCACCAATAATGGACAGGAAGCTGCGAACATGGCGCAAGCTTTCGGATACACTTACAAGCACTCTGTATACTGGAGTCAAGGACACGCTATTCTCAAAGGTCTAAATAGCTCGATTACCTTAACGAACGGCACCTCTTTGCCGAAGATAATATGGGGTACCACGGAGACCACTAATCGTACTGATGTGTACAC GGTGTTGATATACCTGGAACCCGGCACTGGAGTGAACGTAACCTTGAGGGCAAACTACACCGACATGGAGGTACCCTATTCTGGAACCCTGATATCCCATTACGAAGACGGCGAGACAAAGTCTCGAGTGATAAGCGGCATACGCAGAGAGGAGAGCATGTTCGATATTACACCGGAATTCGGGCCTATCTACTTCCTCAGTAATTACAGCTTAGTTCCTACCACCACCGTACCGCCCACCACGGAAGCAACAAGTACCACCCCGTTACCGTCGACGGTCAGCAAGGATATTCATAAACAGAAGATGGATGACGATGATCACGACGAGAACTTGATAGTACCGCCGAAGAAGTCGGACATATCTAATATGCAGAGCGACGACGGAGGACCGTTGTCGTTGAAGAACAAGGTAGACGCTTCGCACTCTGGAACCTGTTCGTTCCGACTGAACGCGATGTTCATACTTTCGTTGACGATGATCGTCCATAAAGTCACGTGA